The following coding sequences lie in one Trichoderma breve strain T069 chromosome 1, whole genome shotgun sequence genomic window:
- a CDS encoding WD domain, g-beta repeat domain-containing protein, with protein MTMTDQERAHDRMNISDNVFRDNTRIRQGDSARFQLNGPGSIQNNNTGSQISAVGSNASVNFHYNRGSTNKHQCLVDLRSTNPRDDKARIEHSKGHLLPGSYQWVLENAAYQQWRRTENTQVLWIKGDPGKGKTMLLCGIIDELTALEHSTNQQPGMLVSYFFCEAADARSNDATSVLRGLIYLLADKQPSLIRRIQKKHDHAGKALFEDTNAWFAVSGTFTEILQDLQSKDTYLIIDALDESSSSSHVKWIISSRNQPQIERRIKSDQHWVTLSLEQNAEHVSRSVDEYIKLRVADLASIAEDEALQSEVRNIMRQKAHGTFLWVSLVIGELDAASSWEIQKHKPWIVEKCWLLLSTAAVAYRPLQLDELALLAGVQDRDSDKLQFSTEAVEPQFITEVVKLCGSFLTILNGDAYRNIFPFGINYTHHAIFWKSIQIMCRVLRRDIYGLVNPAFPIDKVQERSLDPLVGVYYSCVYWVDHLEEAEQTMQQRGDAEPSDDLIVYIFLKNLFLYWLEALSLRRSISSGVLAVAKLEQLLSTYSSALIFSPTRCLIRQYFRHEQPPWITILEGHTSSINAVSFSPDCQRLASASDDFAVLLWDANTGALLKSLTAHTSKVLSVAFSLNGERLASGCHDGRVCLWDVDTGAMVWNAKKHDNPVLSVIFSSDHGHVTSASVGGLIWSWDVRTGALLSAFVETTNVTVIAFAPNGKWVATVFEESGKMLVNLWDVRNGMLLRTFKGSNCRVWSIIFSPDGEQLALTTYDAAAPSGRRDSVHVHYIWRLSERALEKHKIINGDFGRVWSAAFSPDCKTLAAGCGDGMVRLWDPTTGMLIRSLKGNTNQVNSVVFSSNGQKLASASYDGMLRLWDVHAAVPKQALVQRSRVTLMAFSPDYRQLVSASYSKTLLLWDTSSGWVQHELKDLKSRVCSVAFSSNSKVLAAGFCDGTVWLWDTQTAERLMVLDSNINYVAFSPDGRLLASALYEGTLLLWDRSTGAVRNILKGHTGKVNSVVFSSDSRKLASASDDSVVLVWNVASGGLLLTLQGNTDRLLSVAFSPDNQRLLANSHNGMLWHWDVATGMLLKTYAMEPTPHLSFLNESTIITDRTITSLDDLSHRSEAGGGFENHDDSKAVGWTLSEDRCWVHCNGRSVLWLPPEYRPVRSAVATQKLAIGCSSGNVLVLGFTSGVYEWNSRD; from the exons ATGACTATGACAGATCAAGAGCGCGCACATGATAGAATGAATATCTCGGACAACGTCTTTAGAGACAATACTCGGATTCGGCAAGGTGACAGCGCTAGGTTCCAACTTAACGGTCCTGGGAGTATTCAGAATAACAATACAGGCAGCCAAATATCTGCTGTTGGCTCCAATGCATCGGTGAATTTTCATTACAATCGAG GCAGTACCAACAAACATCAATGCCTCGTAGACCTGCGCTCCACAAACCCCCGCGACGACAAGGCTCGCATCGAACATAGCAAAGGGCATCTTCTACCAGGCTCGTACCAATGGGTGCTCGAGAATGCCGCTTACCAACAATGGCGCCGCACTGAAAACACCCAGGTGCTGTGGATCAAAGGTGATCctggcaagggcaagacgATGCTGCTCTGCGGAATCATTGACGAATTGACAGCCTTAGAACACTCTACCAATCAACAACCTGGCATGCTAGTATCTTACTTCTTCTGCGAGGCAGCTGACGCACGTAGCAATGACGCTACATCTGTGCTTCGAGGGCTCATCTACCTCCTTGCTGACAAGCAGCCGTCTCTCATCAGGCGAATACAAAAGAAGCATGACCACGCTGGAAAAGCACTCTTTGAAGATACAAACGCCTGGTTTGCCGTTTCTGGAACCTTCACAGAGATTTTACAAGACTTACAGTCAAAGGATACTTATTTGATCATTGACGCGCTGGACGAAT catcatcttcatctcacGTCAAGTGGATTATCTCAAGCCGCAATCAGCCTCAGATTGAACGGAGAATAAAGTCTGACCAGCACTGGGTTACGCTGAGTCTCGAGCAAAATGCGGAACACGTATCTCGGTCTGTTGATGAGTATATTAAGCTGCGTGTTGCTGATTTGGCATCAATcgccgaagacgaggccCTTCAAAGTGAAGTTAGGAATATCATGCGACAAAAAGCTCACGGTACCTTTTTGTGGGTTTCGCTTGTTATTGGAGAGCTTGATGCAGCTTCGAGCTGGGAG ATCCAGAAACATAAGCCGTGGATAGTGGAAAAGTGCTGGCTCCTGCTTTCCACCGCCGCTGTGGCCTATCGACCGCTTCAACTAGATGAATTAGCCCTTTTGGCCGGCGTCCAGGATAGAGATTCAGACAAACTTCAGTTCAGCACGGAAGCTGTTGAACCTCAGTTCATCACTGAAGTTGTTAAACTCTGTGGCTCCTTTCTCACAATTTTGAACG GAGACGCATATCGGAATATCTTTCCTTTCGGAATCAATTACACGCATCATGCTATCTTCTGGAAATCTATCCAAATTATGTGTCGTGTTCTTAGACGAGATATATACGGCTTGGTCAATCCTGCATTTCCAATTGATAAGGTCCAGGAACGTAGCCTAGATCCTTTAGTTGGTGTTTACTACTCGTGTGTTTATTGGGTGGATCATCTAGAAGAGGCAGAGCAAACAATGCAACAACGTGGCGACGCCGAACCTTCCGATGACCTAATAGTATACATTTTCTTGAAGaatctttttttatactGGCTAGAAGCTCTCAGCCTCAGGAGAAGCATATCAAGCGGCGTCTTAGCAGTAGCGAAATTGGAGCAGCTTCTTTCC ACATATTCTTCGGCCCTGATATTCAGCCCAACGCGATGTTTAATACGACAATACTTTCGGCATGAACAACCTCCGTGGATAACC ATTCTTGAAGGTCACACTAGTTCGATTAATGCGGTATCTTTCTCTCCCGATTGTCAACGACTAGCATCTGCATCCGATGACTTTGCGGTGCTTCTTTGGGATGCGAATACTGGTGCGTTACTGAAATCCCTTACAGCGCACACAAGTAAAGTCTTATCAGTGGCCTTCTCCCTAAATGGTGAAAGGTTGGCATCAGGCTGTCACGATGGCAGAGTATGCCTTTGGGACGTTGATACTGGTGCGATGGTCTGGAATGCTAAAAAACACGACAATCCGGTTCTCTCAGTAATATTCTCATCTGATCATGGACATGTAACATCGGCGTCTGTGGGTGGTTTGATATGGTCTTGGGACGTGAGGACGGGTGCGCTACTATCGGCCTTCGTTGAGACGACGAATGTTACAGTAATAGCCTTTGCGCCTAACGGGAAATGGGTAGCGACAGTATTTGAGGAGAGTGGGAAAATGCTTGTAAATCTTTGGGACGTTCGTAATGGGATGCTGTTACGAACCTTCAAAGGTAGCAATTGTCGCGTCTGGTCAATAATCTTCTCGCCGGATGGCGAACAACTGGCACTAACAACATATGACGCCGCAGCACCGTCTGGGAGACGGGATTCGGTACACGTTCATTATATTTGGAGACTTTCTGAACGGGCTCTTGAGAAACACAAAATCATCAACGGGGACTTTGGTAGAGTGTGGtcagcagccttctcgcCTGATTGTAAAACGCTGGCAGCAGGATGCGGTGACGGCATGGTGCGGCTATGGGATCCGACCACGGGAATGTTGATACGGTCTTTGAAGGGAAATACGAACCAAGTGAATTCAGTGGTATTCTCATCTAACGGCCAAAAACTAGCATCTGCCTCATACGACGGCATGCTTCGGCTCTGGGATGTACATGCGGCAGTGCCAAAACAGGCTCTTGTTCAAAGAAGCCGAGTCACTCTGATGGCGTTTTCGCCAGATTATCGACAGCTGGTATCAGCGTCGTACAGCAAAACCTTGCTGCTCTGGGATACCAGCTCGGGCTGGGTGCAGCACGAGCTCAAGGATCTAAAGAGCCGAGTCTGCTCAGTAGCCTTCTCTTCTAATAGCAAGGTGCTTGCGGCAGGATTTTGCGATGGCACAGTGTGGCTTTGGGATACACAAACAGCTGAGCGGCTGATGGTCCTTGACAGCAACATAAATTACG TGGCATTTTCTCCGGATGGTCGACTGTTGGCCTCAGCCCTATATGAGGGTACCCTTCTGCTCTGGGATAGAAGCACAGGTGCAGTGAGAAATATACTCAAAGGCCACACGGGTAAAGTTAACTCAGTTGTTTTCTCATCTGATAGCCGGAAACTCGCGTCGGCATCCGATGACAGTGTAGTGCTGGTCTGGAATGTAGCTTCCGGCGGGTTACTCTTGACTCTCCAAGGCAATACAGATCGGCTCTTGTCAGTAGCGTTCTCGCCTGACAACCAAAGACTTCTAGCAAATTCCCACAATGGTATGCTCTGGCACTGGGATGTAGCAACGGGTATGCTATTGAAGACGTACGCAATGGAACCAACACCTCACCTATCCTTTCTAAACGAATCAACTATCATCACCGACAGGACCATCACCTCTCTAGATGACTTGTCTCATCGCTCAGAGGCCGGTGGGGGTTTTGAGAATCACGACGACTCTAAAGCCGTGGGATGGACTTTAAGCGAGGACAGATGCTGGGTCCATTGCAATGGCCGGAGCGTCCTTTGGCTGCCACCAGAATATCGTCCTGTGAGATCAGCAGTGGCTACACAGAAACTTGCTATTGGCTGCTCCTCAGGGAATGTGTTGGTTCTAGGCTTTACATCGGGCGTATACGAGTGGAATTCTCGTGATTAG
- a CDS encoding pro-kumamolisin, activation domain-containing protein, protein MKYNIILALGGLAGALASKSAPRVLHESREAKHQLSQWQKLDKLPPDTIVPVRLALKQGNTDRGKDLLMEISNHTSEKYGQHLTQEEIVELFAPANESINAVKSWLVASGISSRAIKIPKSKGWLYFDATVAQLEAALKTEYHVYNHLSSGSSHFGTHEYSLPSDVSEHVDFIMPAVAMAHLSNDTRQPTRKRALEVERALPASQLFLDGSDQAACNASQILPACIQYLYQFPNNTKADPRNVIGIYEPADSLFSQSNLNLFYKDFYPRIPQGFGPQIDSIDGATTAQSPSGGETDLDVQMIMPIVYPQNAVMYQTNVSFVDEFLELGLYNRFLDAIDGTYCNYSAYGETGDDPVFDGNLTHPDCGTFKPTSVISTSWSWSEDHFPAAYSKRQCDEWMKLGLQGTTVVSASGDDGARGDACIGDDITIFAPDQSSGCPWILSVGGTGLPDNYKPGDQEVAPHGYLPGGGWSNIHLRPDYQEAAVSEYFKNHDPNIPFYHTKDGDIPLTGGSYNRDGRAYPDISAISENGVTITTGGVVRLDNAGTSMAAPIVAALISRINEERLSAGKGLVGFVNPVFYAHPEMFNDITFSPLKVAPCNETGYLEAVKGWDPMTGLGTPNYPAMLEVFMNLK, encoded by the exons ATGAAGTACAATATCATTTTGGCCCTCGGCGGTCTCGCCGGGGCTCTTGCGAGCAAGTCGGCTCCTAGAGTGCTCCACGAGTCTCGCGAAGCCAAGCATCAGCTATCACAATGGCAGAAATTGGATAAGCTGCCGCCCGACACAATTGTGCCTGTGCGCCTTGCTTTGAAGCAGGGCAATACGGATCGGGGGAAGGATCTTCTCATGGAAAT TTCCAATCATACATCGGAGAAATATGGCCAGCACCTCACCCAAGAAGAGATTGTCGAGCTTTTTGCCCCGGCTAACGAGTCTATTAATGCTGTCAAGAGCTGGCTTGTGGCATCCGGCATCTCCAGTAGGGCTATCAAGATCCCGAAGAGCAAAGGCTGGCTTTATTTTGACGCTACAGTTGCCCAGCTTGAGGCCGCATTGAAAACGGAGTACCATGTTTACAATCACCTCAGCTCTGGATCCAGTCACTTCGGCACTCACGAGTACTCTTTGCCCTCAGACGTATCTGAACACGTTGACTTCATCATGCCGGCTGTGGCAATGGCTCACCTATCGAACGATACCCGTCAGCCGACAAGGAAGCGTGCTTTAGAGGTTGAGCGGGCACTCCCCGCCAGTCAACTTT TCTTAGACGGGAGTGATCAGGCTGCCTGCAACGCAAGCCAAATCCTTCCAGCCTGCATccagtacctgtaccagtTTCCTAACAACACCAAGGCTGATCCGAGGAACGTCATTGGGATCTACGAGCCAGCCGACTCATTATTCTCCCAGAGCAACCTAAACCTATTCTACAAGGATTTCTATCCAAGAATTCCACAAGGTTTTGGACCTCAAATCGACAGCATTGATGGTGCGACTACCGCGCAGAGCCCGTCCGGCGGCGAGACCGATCTCGATGTTCAGATGATTATGCCGATTGTATATCCTCAAAACGCAGTCATGTACCAGACCAACGTGTCGTTTGTTGACGAATTCTTAGAATTGGGCCTGTACAACCGATTCTTGGATGCTATTGACGGAACATACTGCAACTACTCTGCATACGGAGAGACGGGTGATGACCCAGTGTTTGATGGCAATCTCACCCACCCGGACTGTGGGACATTCAAGCCCACATCTGTGATATCAACTTCATGGAGCTGGTCTGAAGATCACTTCCCAGCGGCTTATTCAAAG CGTCAATGCGATGAATGGATGAAACTGGGTCTGCAAGGCACCACCGTCGTGTCCGCCAGCGGTGATGACGGGGCCAGAGGAGACGCCTGTATTGGCGACGACATAACCATCTTCGCCCCCGACCAATCCTCGGGCTGTCCGTGGATACTGTCCGTTGGTGGCACCGGCTTGCCGGACAACTATAAGCCGGGAGATCAAGAAGTTGCGCCACATGGGTATCTGCCTGGTGGTGGTTGGAGTAATATCCACCTCAGACCGGACTACCAGGAAGCCGCAGTTTCAGA GTACTTCAAGAACCACGATCCTAATATTCCCTTCTATCACACCAAGGACGGTGATATTCCGTTGACCGGCGGGTCGTACAACCGTGATGGCCGGGCATATCCCGACATTTCCGCCATCTCAGAGAATGGAGTTACAATCACCACTGGTGGTGTGGTTCGGCTTGATAATGCCGGTACGTCAATGGCTGCTCCCATTGTCGCGGCCCTCATTTCTCGCATCAACGAGGAGCGCCTCAGCGCTGGAAAAGGTCTGGTGGGCTTTGTGAATCCGGTTTTCTACGCGCATCCCGAGATGTTCAACGACATTACATTCTCGCCCCTCAAGGTAGCCCCATGCAACGAGACGGGGTACTTGGAAGCAGTCAAGGGCTGGGACCCCATGACTGGGCTAGGAACCCCTAATTATCCGGCCATGCTGGAAGTTTTCATGAACCTCAAGTGA
- a CDS encoding peptidase a4 family domain-containing protein, translating to MKFGALTTNLLLMAPAALASPLSTHKQTAMDAFRARRSLRRSTASRAGASNTGGTTDATSPNWAGVTISQPGVTEVSGTFTVPQPKMPPGADPNLAHCGVAWVGIDGWTNGDLIQTGVLWCTYIDNSTFWYPWYEYLPGFITEIDGVNVTAGSVVTVNAKKTGTNSGITTLTVDGVTVSHDFTGEQFSLPGTSAEWIVEDYELTYGGPPYAPFADFGTVTFTGATAVVNGATITPGEGNWVIVDLDQGNGPITSSSFSGSTVTVSYSSDLGAN from the coding sequence atgaagttcgGTGCTTTAACCACAAACCTGCTTTTGATGGCTCctgccgccttggcctcccCTCTGTCTACTCACAAGCAGACGGCAATGGATGCTTTCCGTGCAAGGAGATCTTTACGTCGCTCCACTGCATCTAGAGCCGGCGCCAGTAACACCGGCGGGACTACGGATGCAACCTCTCCTAACTGGGCAGGCGTCACCATCTCACAGCCAGGCGTCACCGAGGTTTCCGGCACTTTTACAGTCCCGCAACCCAAAATGCCACCTGGCGCCGATCCCAATCTTGCGCATTGTGGTGTTGCTTGGGTGGGAATCGATGGGTGGACTAACGGCGATCTCATCCAGACTGGTGTCCTCTGGTGTACCTATATCGACAACTCAACCTTCTGGTACCCTTGGTATGAGTATCTCCCTGGCTTCATTACCGAAATCGATGGGGTGAATGTAACTGCTGGATCAGTTGTTACTGTTAATGCCAAGAAGACTGGCACTAACAGCGGAATTACAACATTAACGGTTGATGGTGTAACTGTTTCCCATGATTTCACTGGAGAACAATTCAGCTTGCCTGGCACAAGTGCTGAGTGGATTGTCGAGGACTATGAACTTACGTACGGAGGCCCTCCTTATGCTCCATTTGCAGACTTTGGAACTGTTACCTTTACTGGAGCAACAGCCGTTGTCAACGGAGCTACTATTACACCGGGCGAGGGTAATTGGGTTATCGTTGACCTAGACCAGGGTAACGGacccatcacatcatcaagctTCTCTGGCAGCACGGTGACTGTTAGTTATAGTTCAGATTTGGGAGCAAATTAA
- a CDS encoding fungal zn(2)-Cys(6) binuclear cluster domain-containing protein produces MEPASTFGSSSHEAKKRTTPSLLDCTNVFIVTSSSEQALCKIPTNLVVDPFRQKRLHHKSKRGCDQCRKRRVKCDERVPRCSACTRRQEPCSCWISGSRRRDVERSQEILAVDQVPRSVSQQHKLVSDEVVNLLHMKLFHNFQHQTIPTLLFDSDAWENAMQLSFSFPSLMHAILCASSRQLSFLFPDEQKYATAATTHLIKTLCLFRDDLSTKFTPSNADAFMVTTALLHMEMWSNVEFVVFGPDGTMSYDPLQDRLFQHSLGVLHVFLNCTPISLQESSPLMPHIRHSSRNVLVNAAKLSRKSLENLRWFFSYERPLSLSLLSVPLPFVRDSDLAPEDIWTVEVPKLAEIGPSKSKEAGYSLKGYYGIVDRLCLILSFLPEAQDEEYEGLSPELATNLSRYLIIFPVLCDQQFVSMVRHGDPHAMVLLYHFYRAVRILVPSTEHWWAQRRASLAETAIQQWLFRECARNGV; encoded by the exons ATGGAACCGGCATCAACATTTGGCTCATCCTCTCATgaggcaaagaagaggacCACTCCGTCGCTACTTGACTGCACCAATGTCTTCATTGTCACCTCCAGTTCAGAACAGGCGTTATGCAAGATCCCAACCAACTTGGTAGTAGACCCATTCAGGCAGAAAAGGCTGCATCACAAATCCAAGCGTGGATGTGACCAGTGCAGGAAACGACGAGTAAAG TGCGATGAGAGAGTTCCAAGATGCTCGGCATGCACCCGCCGGCAAGAGCCTTGTAGCTGTTGGATTTCTGGCAGCCGTAGGCGAGATGTTGAAAGATCGCAGGAGATCCTTGCTGTTGACCAAGTACCCCGGAGCGTCTCACAACAACACAAGCTGGTATCGGATGAGGTAGTCAACTTGCTACACATGAAGCTCTTTCACAATTTCCAACATCAAACGATTCCTACCCTCCTCTTTGACTCGGATGCCTGGGAAAATGCCATGCAGCTATCCTTTAGCTTCCCCTCTCTAATGCATGCCATACTTTGTGCGTCGTCGAGGCAGCTGTCGTTTCTCTTCCCTGACGAGCAAAAATATGCTACAGCAGCAACCACTCATTTGATAAAGACACTCTGCCTCTTTCGTGACGACCTTTCCACTAAATTCACCCCGTCCAATGCCGATGCATTCATGGTCACGACTGCGCTGCTGCACATGGAGATGTGGTCCAATGTCGAATTTGTGGTGTTTGGGCCTGACGGGACAATGTCATATGATCCTCTTCAAGACCGTCTTTTCCAACACAGCCTAGGTGTCTTGCACGTATTCTTGAACTGTACTCCTATTTCCTTGCAGGAATCATCACCATTGATGCCGCACATTAGGCATAGCTCTCGGAATGTCCTGGTCAATGCCGCAAAGCTGAGTAGAAAGTCACTGGAAAACTTGAGGTGGTTTTTCTCATATGAACGACCTCTCAGTTTATCCCTCCTTTCCGTGCCTCTCCCCTTTGTTCGCGACTCCGACCTTGCCCCAGAAGATATCTGGACCGTTGAGGTACCAAAGCTAGCGGAAATAGGCCCTTCTAAGTCTAAAGAAGCAGGCTACTCTTTGAAAGGGTATTATGGCATTGTGGATCGCCTTTGCCTCATATTATCCTTCCTTCCAGAGGCACAAGATGAGGAATATGAGGGCCTGAGCCCCGAGTTGGCAACAAACCTTTCTCGatatctcatcatcttccctGTTCTGTGCGACCAACAGTTCGTCTCGATGGTGAGGCATGGGGACCCTCACGCAATGGTCTTATTGTATCACTTTTATCGCGCCGTAAGGATCCTTGTTCCTTCAACAGAGCATTGGTGGGCACAAAGAAGGGCTAGCTTGGCAGAGACAGCGATACAGCAATGGCTATTCCGAGAGTGCGCTAGAAACGGAGTATGA
- a CDS encoding o-methyltransferase domain-containing protein, translated as MAFTTPAMEKVFSYDNFRLAPNFEAQAQSALLRPNPKLEQCLANSAAKGLPPISVLPMSGQHLSILAQLMGAKSVLEIGTLGGYSSICFAQAGAKVTSIEIDPKHRDTALENANGLDVEILLGSALDVLPKLAEEGRQFDMVFIDAEFEDQWEHFDWAVKLTRLGGCIFLDDVIPSMIKNGQEEGGETIITKIGRDERVQATLMPTVACHSMIPNPVFTGFILAVVKSR; from the coding sequence ATGGCTTTCACAACACCAGCAATGGAGAAAGTTTTCAGCTACGATAATTTTCGCCTAGCCCCAAACTTCGAAGCACAAGCCCAATCTGCTTTGCTCCGCCCCAATCCCAAGCTTGAACAATGCTTGGCCAACTCGGCAGCTAAAGGCCTTCCACCTATCAGTGTCCTCCCCATGTCTGGTCAacatctctccatcctcgctcAGCTCATGGGAGCCAAGTCAGTTCTCGAAATCGGTACGCTGGGGGGCTACTCATCCATCTGTTTTGCGCAAGCAGGAGCCAAGGTGACCAGTATCGAAATCGACCCAAAGCATCGGGACACGGCATTGGAGAATGCCAATGGCCTCGATGTAGAGATTCTGCTTGGATCGGCGCTGGATGTATTGCCGAAACTTGCGGAGGAAGGGAGGCAGTTTGACATGGTATTTATCGACGCAGAATTTGAAGATCAATGGGAGCACTTTGACTGGGCGGTCAAGTTGACGCGTCTAGGTGGATGTATCTTTCTAGACGATGTGATTCCATCAATGATTAAGAATGGACAAGAGGAAGGGGGCGAGACTATCATAACAAAGATTGGCAGAGATGAGCGAGTCCAGGCCACACTGATGCCAACAGTGGCTTGCCATTCCATGATACCTAACCCGGTGTTTACTGgcttcatcctcgccgtGGTCAAGAGCCGCTGA